The Clostridia bacterium genomic interval TATTTGGTTTGAAAGTTTTGTTTTTTTGCTTTTTTATGAGGTTTTGTAGTAAAATAAAAGGTAGTAAGAAAGAGAGGGGGGTAAAGTGGAAAAATATCAAGAATATCTTCAGGCTGTTAAGGAGTATCAGGAGTATGAGCGAAAAATTAAGGCAAAGATTGTTTCTTTGAAAACAGTGATGCAGGAGGAAGGTGTTCAAGAAGAATTAAAAGCTGAATTACAGCAAATGGAAAAAAACGCACGGCGAGAATTGGACAAATTGGCGGCAAAGGTATCTCAGAAACAGCAAAAGTTGATGGCGGCAGGGGCTCATGTGAAATTTATTTTTCCGTTCAAGGATCGTAAATAATAGGCTTTCCAAAAAAGGGAAGCCTTTATTTTAATCACAGGAGTGAAATGTAGAAATGGTTGTACTAGACAGTGTCTTTTTATTTTTGGCAGGTTGGTTGGGCTGGCGTTTTTTAGAGAGAATTGGTTTGCCGGTCGCTTCATTATTTGGGGGTATGTTGGCAGTAGGTATTTTATCTCTTCTGGGAATGGAATTTCATTTGCCTTTATGGTGGGCTTGGGTTTTTCAAGTTATTTTGGGAATTTTAATTGGACAAAGGCTGAAAAAAGGTATAGGGAAGGAATTAAAATCACTGTGGGGACCGGCTGTTTTGGTTTCCGTATGGATGTTAATTAGCTGTTTTTTGGTAGGCTATTTATTTTTTAATTTAACTGTGACTACTCCTTTAACGGCAATTTTGGGAACAGCCCCTGGAGGTATGACTGAATTTACTTTGTTAGCTATTGAAATGGGGGCAGATCCGTTGGTTGTTGTGGCTTTACAAATGATGCGTGTTCTAGTAGTAATGTTTTTTATTCCTGGTTTAGCTATTTACAAGGCTGGGGGGATAAAAGCAGGATCTGAAAAAAGTGCTGTTAGAAGTGGCTGGCAGAAAGGTGTTTTCGTTACATTGGCTGTGGGAGTAAGTGGTGGGGTTTTGGGGAAATTGCTTCATTTGCCGGTACCAGGTCTTTTAGGTGCGGCTTTTTTGGTTGGTTTTGTAGGTAGTGTGATCTGTGAGCTCCCTCCACTACCTGATGATT includes:
- a CDS encoding AbrB family transcriptional regulator; protein product: MVVLDSVFLFLAGWLGWRFLERIGLPVASLFGGMLAVGILSLLGMEFHLPLWWAWVFQVILGILIGQRLKKGIGKELKSLWGPAVLVSVWMLISCFLVGYLFFNLTVTTPLTAILGTAPGGMTEFTLLAIEMGADPLVVVALQMMRVLVVMFFIPGLAIYKAGGIKAGSEKSAVRSGWQKGVFVTLAVGVSGGVLGKLLHLPVPGLLGAAFLVGFVGSVICELPPLPDDLRVFSQIGIGGLVGLNFTQETLRGLLKMGLPLIIATVLVMISSLVLAWVLRKMTAWDELTCLLAAAPGGVAQFFILAYELGADSLVVSLLQLARFLSLLIIIPFLLTWLGI